Proteins from one Fragaria vesca subsp. vesca linkage group LG6, FraVesHawaii_1.0, whole genome shotgun sequence genomic window:
- the LOC101302093 gene encoding vacuolar iron transporter homolog 4-like, whose translation MAAQGARDKTPIGHIEIPISFPLATDQIRLPQLPEEDDSFDYSERTQWIRAAVLGANDGLVSVASLMMGVGAVKQDVKAMLLAGFAGLVAGACSMAIGEFVSVYTQYDIEISQMKREVMKGNGGSASEEEAKKKKLPNPAQAAIASAIAFSIGAVVPLLGAAFIGQHNVRMLVVALLASIALVVFGGIGARMGRTPMINSCVRVLIGGWMAMAITFGLTKLIGSAGLDM comes from the coding sequence ATGGCTGCCCAAGGAGCTCGTGACAAAACTCCCATTGGCCACATAGAGATTCCAATTTCATTTCCATTAGCTACAGATCAAATCAGACTACCCCAACTGCCTGAAGAAGATGACAGTTTTGACTACTCTGAAAGAACACAATGGATTCGAGCAGCTGTCTTGGGAGCTAATGACGGTTTGGTCTCTGTTGCATCACTGATGATGGGAGTTGGAGCTGTCAAACAAGACGTGAAAGCAATGCTGCTAGCTGGGTTTGCCGGGCTAGTAGCAGGAGCATGCAGCATGGCAATAGGGGAGTTTGTCTCTGTGTACACACAATATGACATAGAGATATCCCAAATGAAAAGAGAGGTGATGAAAGGGAATGGTGGAAGCGCGAGTGAGGAAGAAGCAAAGAAGAAGAAGCTGCCAAATCCGGCGCAGGCTGCCATAGCATCGGCGATTGCATTTTCCATAGGTGCAGTCGTGCCTTTGTTGGGAGCTGCATTTATCGGCCAGCACAATGTGAGGATGCTTGTGGTGGCTCTTTTGGCAAGTATTGCACTGGTAGTCTTTGGAGGGATCGGAGCAAGGATGGGGAGGACACCTATGATTAACTCTTGTGTTAGAGTACTCATTGGAGGATGGATGGCCATGGCTATCACCTTTGGACTCACCAAGTTGATTGGCTCTGCTGGTTTAGACATGTGA
- the LOC101302680 gene encoding kinesin-1-like protein PSS1-like: protein MASITACVRFRPLSSRERRDHGDSVCVHCVDSQSFVFKDEKEEEFTFGFDKVFYENSEQAQVYEFLALPIVKDAVDGINGTIITYGQTGAGKTYSMEGPSIMVINEQERGLVPRVVDGLFDCIKSSDGIVKYSIKLSMVEIYMEKVRDLFDLSKDNIQIKESKAQGMVLNGVTEISVSDPAEALQTLSSGIANRTVGETQMNMSSSRSHCVYLFTVQQELKKDNRLRTGKLILVDLAGSEKAEKTGAEGKVLEEAKTINKSLSALGNVINALTCGLPGKANHIPYRDSKLTRLLQDALGGNSRTALLCCCSPSPSNASESLSTLRFGMRAKHIKMSPCAKSSEDKSAKKDGSPSSSKNQACERILEQLRDRFGVEDVMLLEELFRLSGILHEPGSAEDLDSAFEDVTSQTIIQLQHMVEELVSTVEELKNENMTLKYRLAASERNDTQCKEAGGHTASILHRVSGTLGSFLPWF from the exons ATGGCGAGCATAACGGCATGCGTTCGGTTCAGGCCTTTGAGCTCCAGAGAGAGAAGAGATCACGGCGACTCAGTCTGCGTTCACTGTGTAGATTCGCAGAGCTTCGTCTTCAAG GATGAGAAGGAAGAAGAATTTACTTTTGGATTTGATAAGGTGTTTTACGAAAACTCGGAGCAAGCTCAGGTCTATGAATTTCTAGCTCTGCCGATTGTGAAAG ATGCTGTTGATGGTATCAACGGCACGATCATCACTTATGGACAG ACTGGAGCTGGGAAGACATATAGTATGGAG GGGCCTAGCATAATGGTAATCAATGAGCAGGAGAGAGGTTTAGTTCCAAGAGTAGTTGATGGACTGTTTGATTGCATTAAGTCTTCTGATGGAATAGTGAAGTACTCGATCAAATTGTCAATG GTGGAGATCTACATGGAAAAAGTAAG GGACCTCTTTGATTTGTCAAAAGACAACATACAGATCAAGGAGAGTAAAGCGCAGGGCATGGTGCTAAATGGAGTGACAGAG ATCTCAGTTTCGGATCCTGCAGAAGCATTACAGACCCTATCT AGTGGGATAGCTAACAGAACTGTTGGAGAGACCC AGATGAACATGTCCAGCAGCAGAAGTCATTGTGTTTACTTATTCACAGTTCAGCAAGAACTAAAGAAAGATAACAG GTTGAGAACTGGCAAATTGATTCTTGTTGACTTGGCTGGTTCTGAGAAAGCAGAGAAAACTGGAGCAGAAGGAAAAGTTCTTGAAGAAGCCAAGACCATCAACAAATCCCTCTCAGCCCTTGGAAATGTTATAAATGCTCTCACATGTGGTTTACCAGGCAAAGCAAACCACATACCATATCGTGATTCTAAACTCACTCGGCTTTTACAAGATGCACTG GGAGGGAATTCCCGTACTGCGTTGTTGTGCTGTTGCTCACCAAGCCCTTCAAATGCATCAGAGAGTCTGTCCACTCTTCGCTTTGGAATGAG GGCAAAGCATATAAAGATGTCACCATGTGCGAAGTCGAGTGAAGATAAATCCGCTAAAAAGGATGGATCTCCCTCTTCAAGTAAAAATCAGGCATGTGAGAGAATTTTGGAACAG TTGAGGGACAGATTTGGTGTTGAAGATGTGATGTTACTGGAGGAGTTGTTCAGATTGAGTGGAATTCTCCATGAGCCTGGTTCTGCTGAAGATTTGGATTCCGCATTTGAGGATGTCACTTCACAGACCATTATACAATTGCAGCACATGGTGGAAGAGCTTGTATCCACCGTAGAAGAG CTCAAGAACGAGAATATGACTCTGAAGTACAGACTGGCAGCTAGTGAAAGGAACGATACACAATGTAAAGAAGCTGGAGGTCATACTGCAAGCATTCTGCATAGAGTTTCAGGCACTCTCGGTTCCTTTCTGCCTTGGTTCTGA
- the LOC101305383 gene encoding UPF0603 protein At1g54780, chloroplastic-like has protein sequence METIISSPSVSPLFNPKPSSFQPNSKSLYLTKPIISSSLKKHSVQSIKTSLPTIPTSWVSHAQQGLAALALSLALSFSPVLTSGNALASEFDVINEGPPKGSYVVDDAGVLSRVTKSDVKRLLQDLEDRKNFRINFITVRKLTSKADAFEYADQVLEKWYPSVEEGNNKGIVVLITSQKEGAITGGPAFIQAVGEAVLDATVSENLPVLATEEKYNEAIYSSAKRIVAAIDGLPDPGGPKVNENKRESNFKTKEETEEKRGQFSLVVGGLLVIAFVVPMAQYYAYVSRK, from the exons ATGGAAACCATTATATCTTCTCCTTCGGTCTCTCCTCTCTTCAACCCAAAACCCTCTTCTTTCCAACCCAATTCAAAGTCCCTCTACCTCACAAAACCCATCATCAGTTCAAGCCTCAAAAAGCACTCTGTCCAATCCATTAAAACATCTTTGCCGACAATACCCACAAGCTGGGTTTCTCATGCTCAACAAGGACTAGCTGCTCTTGCACTTTCTTTAGCACTAAGCTTTTCCCCAGTCTTGACTAGTGGCAATGCACTAGCTTCTGAATTTGATGTGATCAATGAGGGGCCACCCAAAGGCTCCTATGTTGTTGATGATGCAGGGGTGCTTAGCAGGGTGACCAAATCCGATGTGAAACGATTGTTACAAGACTTGGAAGATAGGAAGAACTTCCGCATCAACTTCATCACTGTCAGAAAGCTCACT AGCAAAGCTGATGCTTTTGAGTATGCTGACCAAGTTTTGGAGAAATGGTACCCTTCAGTTGAGGAGGGTAACAACAAGGGTATTGTTGTCCTTATCACCAGTCAAAAAGAAGGAGCAATCACAGGTGGACCTGCATTCATTCAAGCAGTGGGAGAAGCTGTCCTTGATGCAACTGTATCAGAGAACCTTCCTG TCTTAGCTACAGAGGAGAAGTACAATGAAGCTATTTACAGTAGCGCAAAACGGATAGTCGCTGCCATTGATGGGCTTCCAGATCCTGGTGGACCAAAGGTTAACGAAAACAAGCGTGAATCCAACTTCAAAACCAAGGAAGAGACGGAAGAGAAAAGAGGACAATTCTCTCTTGTAGTTGGAGGATTGTTAGTAATTGCCTTTGTTGTTCCCATGGCACAATACTATGCTTATGTCTCAAGGAAGTAA
- the LOC101302381 gene encoding branched-chain-amino-acid aminotransferase-like protein 2-like — MADRELHLLSALLAMEPTDSLIGLARECGGGSVTEKVQRFVWDHCITKYAGKLHAPYLRKFLKKLIAEVELDHGDVIDELYEQYAHYMATLKEKDLEKENARVFKYISFLFPNGFLELSSCLESRKLMVQLQCSLNMLEGDTGCSVWPSSLLLSECILSFPEVFSNNSCFEVGSGVGLVGICLAHVKASKVILSDGDLSTLANMKRNLDLNHLTVETDMSETTEDPNMVRLVKCIHLPWESVSEKEVQNHKPDIILGADVIYDPVCLPHLVRVLTLLLNQANPYPDQCNGNHTDNDTANVGMKKRPMALIASVIRNVDTFNKFLALLNEANLTINDLTVTVRPRNFLPYMKSYDRSTVRLFFTMAELKNQGDVEVEPIHLWATPRSLSTSLMYSFAQRDDIEVLDEPLYATFLRVTGFDRPYREEVLSQMEPDGNKVVNEIILGPGRKKYRFCKHIAKQRVPGLPSDLMKKGKHFILTRNPLDILPSFGKVVPPSLVELGFADLVSIYSELSQLGRPPPVIDAAELQEDPEGTLRRLCEELDIPFQSTMLKWVAGPKPIDGVWAPWWYESVHKSTCFQPANRYPMPFPFPMYDVLEQSLPFYNFLRRHMRHTSCLLKSGLPEPELPVPENEKLLAWVGDEIVPRESAKVSVFDSVVQGGDSVWEGLRVYQGKIFKLEEHLDRLFDSAKALAFNNVPTREEVKEAIFRTLIRNGMFDNSHIRLSLTRGKKVTSGMSPAFNLYGCTLIVLAEWKPPVYDNTKGITLVTATTRRNSPNNLDSKIHHNNLLNNILAKIEGNNASTDDAIMLDKDGYVSETNATNIFLVKKGRVLTPHADYCLPGVTRATVMDLVVQEKFPLQERNISLSEFHTADEVWTTGTMGELSPVVKIDGRLVGDGKVGPVTRRLQNAYKQLTAESGVPIPTYHKN, encoded by the exons ATGGCGGACCGGGAGCTCCATCTGCTCTCGGCTCTCTTGGCTATGGAGCCCACCGACTCGCTGATCGGCCTGGCCAG GGAATGCGGTGGAGGTTCGGTTACTGAGAAAGTCCAGAGGTTTGTTTGGGACCATTGCATCACCAAATAT GCTGGGAAACTACATGCACCTTACCTGAGAAAGTTTTTGAAGAAGCTGATTGCTGAAGTTGAGTTGGACCATGGCGATGTGATTGATGAGTTGTACGAACAATATGCGCATTACATGGCTACTTTGAAG GAGAAGGACTTGGAAAAGGAAAATGCAAGGGTTTTCAAGTACATTTCGTTTCTTTTTCCTAATG GTTTTCTTGAACTTTCAAGTTGTTTGGAATCAAGGAAACTGATGGTACAGCTACAATGTTCTCTCAACATGCTTGAAGGAGATACTGG GTGTTCAGTTTGGCCATCAAGTCTTCTTTTGTCCGAGTGCATACTTTCATTTCCAGAAGTGTTCTCTAATAACTCGTGCTTTGAG GTTGGTTCAGGTGTTGGTTTGGTTGGCATCTGTCTTGCTCATGTGAAAGCATCCAAG GTCATACTAAGTGATGGTGACCTGTCAACTTTAGCAAACATGAAGCGTAATCTGGATTTGAACCACTTGACCGTTGAAACTGATATGTCAGAAACTACTGAAGATCCAAATATGGTAAGACTG GTAAAATGCATTCATCTGCCATGGGAATCTGTGTCAGAAAAGGAGGTTCAAAACCACAAACCAGATATAAT TTTGGGTGCAGATGTAATATACGATCCAGTATGCCTCCCACATCTTGTTCGAGTGCTCACCCTTCTTCTAAATCAGGCAAACCCATATCCTGACCAGTGCAATGGTAATCATACGG ACAATGACACTGCAAATGTTGGAATGAAGAAGCGTCCTATGGCTTTAATCGCCTCTGTCATTCGCAATGTCGACACATTCAATAAGTTCCTAGCGTTGTTAAACGAGGCCAACCTTACCATCAATGACCTAACTGTAACTGTTAGGCCTCGGAATTTTCTTCCTTACATGAAATCATATGATCGCAGCACTGTACGACTCTTTT TTACCATGGCAGAGCTGAAGAACCAAGGAGATGTTGAAGTGGAGCCGATTCATTTATGGGCTACCCCAAGATCACTGAGTACAAGCCTCATGTACTCTTTTGCTCAG AGGGATGACATAGAAGTGCTTGATGAACCGCTCTACGCAACTTTCCTTCGGGTGACAGGTTTCGATAGGCCCTATAGGGAGGAAGTGCTTTCCCAAATG GAACCTGATGGAAATAAAGTCGTAAATGAGATCATTCTTGGTCCAGGAAGAAAGAAGTATCGCTTCTGTAAG CATATAGCAAAGCAACGAGTCCCTGGCTTACCAAGTGACTTAATGAAGAAAGGAAAGCACTTCATTTTGACCAGGAATCCCCTTGACATATTG CCATCCTTTGGCAAGGTTGTGCCACCATCCCTTGTTGAGTTAGGTTTTGCAGATCTGGTGTCTATATACAGTGAGCTCTCTCAATTGGGGAGGCCCCCACCTGTCATTGATGCGGCAGAACTTCAAGAAGATCCTGAG GGTACACTACGCAGACTTTGTGAAGAATTAGATATCCCTTTTCAGTCCACAATGCTCAA ATGGGTGGCTGGTCCGAAACCAATAGATGGTGTTTGGGCTCCATGGTGGTATGAAAGTGTGCATAAATCAACATGTTTTCAGCCAGCAAATAGATATCCCATG CCATTTCCTTTTCCTATGTATGATGTACTTGAGCAAAGTCTACCATTCTACAACTTCCTTCGGCGCCACATGCGGCACACATCATGTCTCCTGAAGTCTGGTTTGCCTGAACCTGAACTCCCAGTTCCAGAAAATGAGAAATTACTTGCATGGGTTGGTGATGAGATTGTACCACGGGAGAGTGCAAAG GTTTCCGTGTTCGACTCGGTTGTCCAAGGTGGTGATTCAGTTTGGGAGGGACTTCGAGTTTACCAGGGGAAGATATTTAAGCTTGAAGAGCATTTGGATAG GTTATTTGACTCAGCAAAGGCTTTGGCATTCAATAATGTTCCTACTCGTGAAGAG GTTAAAGAAGCCATATTCAGAACTCTTATTCGGAACGGAATGTTTGACAATTCACACATCCGACTAAGTTTAACGCGTGGAAAAAAG GTTACTTCTGGCATGAGCCCAGCATTCAATCTTTACGGATGCACCTTAATTG TGCTTGCTGAATGGAAACCCCCCGTGTACGACAATACAAAGGGAATAACTCTTGTTACAGCTACCACACGTCGTAATTCACCGAAT AATTTGGATTCAAAGATTCACCACAATAACCTACTCAACAATATCCTTGCAAAG ATAGAAGGCAATAATGCAAGCACTGATGATGCAATCATGCTTGACAAGGATGGTTATGTGTCTGAGACAAATGCTACGAACATT TTTTTAGTAAAGAAAGGCCGTGTATTGACACCTCATGCTGACTACTGCCTTCCTGGTGTGACTCGAGCAACT GTTATGGACCTTGTGGTGCAGGAGAAGTTTCCCCTCCAGGAGAGAAATATCAGCCTATCAGAGTTCCATACTGCAGATGAG GTATGGACAACCGGAACAATGGGAGAACTCAGTCCT GTTGTGAAGATTGATGGGCGTCTAGTTGGTGACGGAAAAGTGGGGCCCGTGACCCGAAGATTGCAAAATGCTTACAAACAGCTGACAGCAGAGTCTGGGGTGCCAATACCAACCTACCACAAAAACTGA
- the LOC101304012 gene encoding uncharacterized protein LOC101304012 — MSEEPEYRCFIGGLAWATSDRSLKEAFDKYGKLIEAKVVMDKFSGRSRGFGFVTFDDKKAMEEAIEEMNGIDLDGRTITVDKAQPHQGSGRDYDGDRGRDRGGRDRDRGRDYGGGGRGSGGGGDCFKCGKPGHFARECPSEVSRGGGGGRYGGRDDKYSGGGGGGGGGSRYSGGPDRNGDRYSGSGRSRESGSGGRSSSGSDRFSRDRSGPYERRGTGSFRSG, encoded by the exons ATGTCGGAAGAGCCTGAGTACCGTTGCTTTATTGGTGGCCTTGCCTGGGCGACATCTGATAGGAGTCTAAAAGAAGCGTTTGACAAGTATGGAAAGCTTATTGAAGCCAAG GTTGTTATGGATAAGTTCTCGGGGCGCTCTCGTGGATTTGGGTTCGTCACTTTTGATGATAAAAAAGCTATGGAAGAGGCAATTGAGGAAATGAATGGTATTGATTTAGATGGACGAACTATCACTGTTGATAAAGCTCAGCCTCACCAAGGTTCAGGTAGAGATTATGATGGCGACCGCGGCCGTGATCGTGGTGGCCGCGATCGTGACCGTGGTCGTGATTACGGAGGTGGTGGACGTGGATCTGGTGGGGGAGGAGATTGCTTCAAGTGTGGCAAGCCAGGACATTTTGCAAGGGAGTGTCCTAGTGAAGTATCAAGAGGAGGTGGTGGTGGCAGGTATGGTGGTAGGGATGATAAGTATAGTGGAGGAGGTGGTGGTGGGGGTGGTGGTAGCCGCTACAGCGGGGGGCCTGATCGAAATGGAGACCGATACAGTGGGAGCGGACGCAGCAGGGAGTCTGGTTCTGGTGGTCGTTCAAGCTCTGGAAGCGATCGTTTTAGCCGTGACCGCTCTGGTCCATATGAGCGTCGGGGGACAGGGAGTTTCCGTTCTGGATAG
- the LOC101304301 gene encoding GDSL esterase/lipase At1g54790-like isoform 1, with protein MASNTILQIVTLLSIFMPSAKSVQFNYPAVFNFGDSNSDTGELAAGLGFELSPPYGQTYPKLSPVGRACDGRLIIDFLMDAMNLPFLNAYLDSVGMPNFRKGCNFAAAGSTILPATPTSVSPFSFAVQVSQFLRFKARVLEILAKGKKYEKYLPAEDFFGKGLYMFDIGQNDIAGGFYSKTLDQILASIPTILVEFETGIKRLYDQGARNFWIHNTGPVGCLTQNVARFGTDPSKLDDQGCVSGHNQAAKAFNLQLHALTKKLQGQYTDANVTYVDIFSIKSNLIANYSKNGFEQPIMACCGYGGPPLNYDFQISCGQTKVLNGSSVTAKGCSDSSAYVSWDGIHYTEAANQFVSSKILTGVYSDPPFSDQMPFLLNLKF; from the exons ATGGCTTCCAATACCATTCTCCAGATTGTCACATTACTATCCATATTTATGCCTAGTGCAAAGTCAGTTCAGTTCAATTATCCTGCCGTTTTCAACTTCGGTGATTCAAATTCCGACACAGGTGAACTAGCTGCCGGCCTTGGTTTCGAGCTCTCACCTCCATATGGACAGACTTACCCCAAACTTTCACCAGTCGGAAGAGCTTGTGATGGCCGTCTTATCATAGACTTCCTAA TGGATGCAATGAACCTGCCATTTCTAAATGCCTATCTGGATTCAGTTGGAATGCCAAATTTTCGAAAAGGGTGCAACTTTGCTGCTGCAGGGTCTACTATACTTCCTGCAACTCCAACATCTGTGAGCCCATTTTCGTTTGCGGTTCAAGTCTCTCAGTTTCTTAGGTTCAAAGCCAGGGTTCTTGAAATTCTAGCTAAAG GTAAGAAATATGAGAAGTATCTGCCCGCAGAAGATTTTTTTGGGAAGGGCCTTTATATGTTTGACATTGGTCAAAATGACATTGCTGGTGGATTTTACTCTAAGACATTGGATCAGATTCTTGCTTCAATTCCAACAATTCTGGTAGAATTCGAAACGGGAATAAAG AGACTATATGATCAAGGAGCTAGGAACTTTTGGATACACAACACAGGTCCAGTGGGGTGTTTGACTCAAAATGTTGCTAGATTCGGAACAGACCCTTCAAAGCTTGATGATCAAGGTTGTGTTAGTGGACACAACCAAGCTGCGAAAGCTTTCAACCTGCAGCTTCATGCTCTCACCAAAAAGTTGCAAGGCCAATATACTGATGCAAATGTCACATATGTGGATATCTTCTCCATCAAATCTAACCTCATTGCAAACTATTCCAAAAACG GATTTGAACAACCTATTATGGCTTGCTGTGGGTATGGAGGACCACCCTTGAACTATGACTTTCAGATTAGCTGTGGGCAAACAAAGGTCTTGAATGGGAGCTCTGTCACAGCCAAAGGGTGCAGTGACAGTAGTGCCTATGTTAGTTGGGATGGGATTCATTACACTGAGGCTGCAAATCAGTTTGTCTCATCAAAGATACTTACCGGAGTATACTCTGATCCACCTTTTTCAGACCAAATGCCTTTCCTTCTGAACCTCAAGTTCTGA
- the LOC101304301 gene encoding GDSL esterase/lipase At1g54790-like isoform 2, whose protein sequence is MATNTFILQILFSIFLLPLANSIHFNYPTVFNFGDSNSDTGNLVSAGIETLAPPNGQNYFKTPSGRYCDGRLIVDFLMDAMNLPFLNAYLDSVGMPNFRKGCNFAAAGSTILPATPTSVSPFSFAVQVSQFLRFKARVLEILAKGKKYEKYLPAEDFFGKGLYMFDIGQNDIAGGFYSKTLDQILASIPTILVEFETGIKRLYDQGARNFWIHNTGPVGCLTQNVARFGTDPSKLDDQGCVSGHNQAAKAFNLQLHALTKKLQGQYTDANVTYVDIFSIKSNLIANYSKNGFEQPIMACCGYGGPPLNYDFQISCGQTKVLNGSSVTAKGCSDSSAYVSWDGIHYTEAANQFVSSKILTGVYSDPPFSDQMPFLLNLKF, encoded by the exons ATGGCTACCAACACCTTCATTCTCCAAATCTTGTTTTCCATCTTCCTTTTACCTCTTGCCAATTCCATTCACTTTAACTACCCAACTGTCTTCAACTTCGGTGACTCGAATTCCGACACCGGAAACCTTGTCTCCGCCGGCATTGAGACCCTTGCCCCTCCTAATGGACAGAACTACTTCAAAACCCCATCTGGCAGATACTGTGATGGCCGCCTCATTGTCGATTTTCTCA TGGATGCAATGAACCTGCCATTTCTAAATGCCTATCTGGATTCAGTTGGAATGCCAAATTTTCGAAAAGGGTGCAACTTTGCTGCTGCAGGGTCTACTATACTTCCTGCAACTCCAACATCTGTGAGCCCATTTTCGTTTGCGGTTCAAGTCTCTCAGTTTCTTAGGTTCAAAGCCAGGGTTCTTGAAATTCTAGCTAAAG GTAAGAAATATGAGAAGTATCTGCCCGCAGAAGATTTTTTTGGGAAGGGCCTTTATATGTTTGACATTGGTCAAAATGACATTGCTGGTGGATTTTACTCTAAGACATTGGATCAGATTCTTGCTTCAATTCCAACAATTCTGGTAGAATTCGAAACGGGAATAAAG AGACTATATGATCAAGGAGCTAGGAACTTTTGGATACACAACACAGGTCCAGTGGGGTGTTTGACTCAAAATGTTGCTAGATTCGGAACAGACCCTTCAAAGCTTGATGATCAAGGTTGTGTTAGTGGACACAACCAAGCTGCGAAAGCTTTCAACCTGCAGCTTCATGCTCTCACCAAAAAGTTGCAAGGCCAATATACTGATGCAAATGTCACATATGTGGATATCTTCTCCATCAAATCTAACCTCATTGCAAACTATTCCAAAAACG GATTTGAACAACCTATTATGGCTTGCTGTGGGTATGGAGGACCACCCTTGAACTATGACTTTCAGATTAGCTGTGGGCAAACAAAGGTCTTGAATGGGAGCTCTGTCACAGCCAAAGGGTGCAGTGACAGTAGTGCCTATGTTAGTTGGGATGGGATTCATTACACTGAGGCTGCAAATCAGTTTGTCTCATCAAAGATACTTACCGGAGTATACTCTGATCCACCTTTTTCAGACCAAATGCCTTTCCTTCTGAACCTCAAGTTCTGA
- the LOC101305085 gene encoding uncharacterized protein LOC101305085 yields MAILLLSLPPHPSNPKPKISNPTTPKLTSKLCITNNTPTSRRDLILKTTSIFLISLIPQQYPIAHSSTEASPPQKSILSGIANTKSWFQFYGDGFSIRVPPQFEDIMEPEDYNAGLSLYGDKAKPKIFSARFASSDGSEVLNVVIKPSNQFKITFLEAKDITDLGSLKEVAKIFVPFGSTLYSARTLKIKEEEGFRTYYFYEFGREGQHAALVAAVSSGRTYIAGATAPESKWDEDGVKLRSAAVSMTVL; encoded by the exons ATGGCCATTCTTCTCCTCTCCCTCCCTCCCCACCCATCAAACCCAAAACCCAAAATCTCAAACCCCACAACCCCAAAACTCACTTCAAAGCTTTGCATCACCAACAACACACCCACCTCCAGAAGAGACTTAATCCTCAAGACCACTTCCATCTTCCTCATTTCTTTGATTCCTCAACAATACCCAATTGCCCATTCTTCAACAGAAGCTTCACCTCCCCAAAAATCAATTCTTTCTGGCATTGCCAACACCAAGAGTTGGTTCCAGTTTTATGGTGATGGGTTTTCCATTAGAGTCCCTCCTCAATTTGAGGACATTATGGAGCCTGAG GATTACAATGCTGGATTGTCCCTTTATGGAGATAAGGCAAAGCCCAAGATCTTTTCGGCACGTTTTGCATCTTCTGATGG ATCTGAGGTACTGAATGTTGTTATTAAGCCTTCCAACCAGTTCAAGATCACTTTTCTGGAG GCCAAAGACATAACCGATTTAGGCTCCTTGAAGGAGGTGGCGAAAATCTTTGTTCCAT TTGGATCAACTTTATACTCTGCCCGAACACTAAAAATAAAGGAAGAAGAAGGTTTTAG GACTTATTATTTCTACGAGTTTGGTAGAGAAGGACAGCATGCAGCACTAGTAGCTGCTGTTAGCAGCGGAAGG ACATATATTGCTGGAGCAACTGCTCCAGAGTCCAAGTGGGATGAGGACGGCGTGAAGCTTCGCTCCGCTGCTGTATCTATGACTGTTTTATAG